One genomic window of Tenacibaculum tangerinum includes the following:
- a CDS encoding endonuclease/exonuclease/phosphatase family protein gives MRSTIVFLMFVFVAFTTQAQQNQKKYKIRTVGFYNLENLFDTENDPEKNDEASPIMEMKGDKEEVYWDKIDKLGEVISQLGAEKAKTSPAILGVAEVENKKVLEDLIASERLQKKRYSIIHFDSPDKRGIDVALLYQPRYFKPIHFEAFNPNIYDQNRKIYTRDILLVSGYLDDELVHVIVNHWPSRRGGEAKSRPLREKAAYKVKQIIEKIKENDPNPKVLIMGDFNDDPINSSFKTVLQTKTKKKNVKEGDIYNPYEDMFRRGFNTLGYRDNINLFDQIMFTSPILDKGEKDFSTYKMFKSGIFNKRFLIQNTGRSKGYPFRSFSYGRYTGGYSDHYPVYMYLIKEDK, from the coding sequence ATGAGAAGTACAATTGTTTTTTTAATGTTTGTTTTTGTAGCATTTACTACGCAAGCGCAACAAAATCAAAAAAAATATAAAATAAGAACTGTAGGTTTTTACAATTTGGAAAACCTTTTTGACACTGAAAATGATCCTGAAAAAAATGATGAAGCGAGTCCTATTATGGAAATGAAAGGAGATAAGGAAGAGGTGTATTGGGATAAAATAGATAAGTTAGGAGAGGTAATTTCTCAATTAGGCGCAGAAAAAGCCAAAACCAGTCCAGCAATTCTAGGTGTAGCAGAAGTTGAAAATAAAAAGGTGTTGGAAGATTTAATTGCTTCTGAAAGGTTACAAAAGAAGCGTTATAGTATCATTCATTTTGATTCACCAGACAAGAGAGGAATTGATGTCGCTTTATTGTACCAGCCACGTTATTTTAAACCCATTCATTTTGAAGCATTCAATCCTAATATTTACGACCAAAACAGAAAAATATATACGCGTGATATTTTATTGGTTTCAGGATATTTAGATGATGAATTGGTGCATGTTATTGTGAACCATTGGCCCTCAAGAAGAGGTGGAGAGGCTAAGAGCAGACCCTTACGTGAAAAAGCAGCCTATAAAGTAAAGCAGATTATAGAAAAAATTAAAGAGAATGATCCGAACCCAAAAGTGTTGATTATGGGTGATTTTAACGACGACCCTATAAACTCAAGCTTTAAAACAGTTTTACAAACAAAAACTAAAAAAAAGAATGTAAAAGAAGGAGATATTTATAATCCGTATGAAGATATGTTTCGTCGTGGATTCAATACTTTAGGATATCGAGACAATATCAATTTATTCGATCAGATTATGTTTACTTCTCCAATACTAGATAAAGGAGAAAAAGACTTTTCTACTTACAAGATGTTTAAGTCTGGAATTTTTAACAAACGTTTTTTAATTCAAAATACTGGACGTTCTAAAGGGTATCCTTTCAGGAGTTTTTCTTACGGAAGATATACCGGCGGGTATAGCGATCACTACCCAGTTTATATGTACTTAATTAAAGAAGATAAATAA
- a CDS encoding DUF6686 family protein: MEAITKIYDNNIGISFHWKENNSNLVQLIFRDIGFHLTEQEIELFLDKVTDSKLQQNCATCSKDKGRRSILLQTPSNKVSLAVSSAELWQIDDLLRGTLFQLRMNHYLNGLCKN, translated from the coding sequence ATGGAGGCAATAACCAAAATATACGACAACAACATCGGCATTTCTTTTCATTGGAAAGAAAACAACTCAAACTTAGTTCAATTGATATTTAGAGACATAGGCTTTCATCTAACTGAGCAAGAAATAGAATTATTTTTAGATAAAGTAACTGATTCTAAACTTCAACAAAATTGTGCGACTTGTAGTAAAGACAAAGGCCGTAGGTCTATTTTACTTCAAACCCCTTCTAACAAAGTTAGCTTAGCAGTATCTTCTGCTGAACTATGGCAAATTGACGACCTTTTAAGAGGTACTTTATTTCAGTTAAGAATGAATCATTATTTGAATGGTTTGTGTAAAAATTAA
- the recJ gene encoding single-stranded-DNA-specific exonuclease RecJ has translation MRWTLKPKPDLTKVKQLAKELAIDTTLATILVQRGIETFEEAKKFFRPSLNDLHDPFLMKDMKIAVTRIENAIANNENILVYGDYDVDGTTAVSLLASYLKTIHPNIATYIPDRYEEGYGVSFQGIDFAEDNNFSLIIALDCGIKAIDKVEYATKKGIDFIICDHHKPGSEVPKAVAVLNPKQVDCNYPYNELCGCGVGFKLIQALASKRKQTIEDLVPYLDLVATAIAADIVPMTGENRILAYHGLKVINSTPRNGIKAIIHQLQKKELTITDVVFIIAPRINAAGRIQHGNYAVELLTEMDFEAAVKFAAAIEKFNSDRKELDRRITQEALLQIENNNEQENYTTVVFDATWHKGVIGIVASRLTETYYRPTLVFTKSGEKLAASARSVKGFDVYNALEQCSAYIEQFGGHKYAAGLTLLPKQYQNFKKKFEEVVSTTIDKNLLTPEIAIDAEIELSEITPKFFRIIQQMAPFGPQNMKPTFVTTAVRDNGYGKQVGTDNSHLKLNIIYGSDKKTYNAIGFGLGKKITCIQNDFDIAYTVDENTWNGYTSIQLLLKDVK, from the coding sequence ATGCGCTGGACACTAAAACCGAAACCAGATCTTACTAAAGTAAAACAATTAGCTAAAGAATTAGCCATCGATACAACCTTGGCTACAATTTTAGTGCAACGTGGTATTGAAACCTTTGAAGAAGCAAAAAAGTTTTTTCGCCCTTCATTGAACGATTTACACGATCCTTTTTTAATGAAGGATATGAAAATTGCCGTCACACGTATTGAAAATGCGATTGCCAATAACGAGAATATTTTAGTATATGGTGATTACGATGTTGACGGTACGACAGCTGTTTCTTTACTAGCCTCTTACCTAAAAACAATTCACCCTAATATAGCCACCTATATTCCTGACCGGTATGAAGAGGGTTATGGAGTTTCTTTTCAAGGAATTGATTTTGCTGAAGACAATAATTTTTCGCTCATCATTGCCTTAGATTGTGGTATTAAAGCCATTGATAAAGTTGAGTACGCTACAAAAAAAGGAATCGATTTTATTATTTGCGATCACCACAAACCTGGAAGTGAAGTTCCAAAGGCAGTGGCTGTGCTCAACCCGAAACAAGTAGACTGTAACTACCCTTATAACGAACTGTGTGGTTGTGGTGTTGGTTTTAAATTGATTCAAGCACTGGCTTCCAAAAGAAAGCAAACAATTGAAGATTTAGTTCCGTATTTAGATTTAGTTGCCACCGCAATTGCTGCTGATATTGTTCCGATGACAGGTGAAAATCGAATCTTGGCTTACCACGGACTAAAAGTTATCAATTCAACCCCTAGAAACGGTATTAAGGCTATTATTCATCAATTACAAAAAAAAGAGCTTACCATTACCGATGTTGTTTTTATCATTGCTCCACGAATTAATGCTGCAGGAAGAATACAACACGGAAACTACGCTGTTGAACTGTTAACCGAAATGGATTTTGAAGCAGCAGTTAAATTTGCCGCCGCTATTGAAAAGTTCAATTCCGATAGAAAAGAGCTAGATAGAAGAATTACTCAAGAAGCTTTGTTACAAATTGAAAACAATAACGAACAAGAAAACTATACCACTGTTGTTTTTGATGCAACTTGGCACAAAGGAGTAATAGGTATTGTGGCTTCTCGTTTAACAGAAACCTATTACAGACCAACGTTGGTATTTACCAAAAGTGGTGAAAAATTGGCTGCCTCTGCTCGCTCCGTAAAAGGGTTCGATGTGTATAACGCCTTAGAGCAATGTTCAGCGTATATCGAACAGTTTGGCGGACATAAATATGCGGCTGGTTTGACTTTACTCCCTAAACAGTATCAAAATTTTAAAAAGAAGTTTGAAGAAGTAGTTTCAACAACCATTGATAAAAACTTACTAACTCCAGAAATTGCTATTGATGCTGAAATAGAACTCTCAGAAATTACTCCTAAATTTTTCCGAATTATTCAACAAATGGCACCTTTTGGACCGCAAAATATGAAACCCACTTTTGTCACTACTGCCGTAAGAGATAATGGTTACGGTAAACAAGTAGGAACTGACAATAGCCATTTAAAACTGAACATTATTTATGGCTCTGATAAAAAAACATACAATGCCATAGGCTTTGGACTCGGAAAAAAAATAACCTGTATCCAAAACGATTTTGACATCGCCTATACTGTAGATGAAAATACGTGGAATGGGTACACTTCTATTCAACTACTCTTAAAAGATGTAAAATAA
- a CDS encoding OsmC family protein, with protein MATNTVTTVWKEKMQFESDNPSGHRIVIDTSEEFGGNNSGLRPKAMMLSSLAGCSGLDIVPMLEKMRVKLDDFKMVVTGELTEEHPKYYHKVLVDYHFYGSDLDQKKITKAVDLSIEKYCGVMEMFRKFAEVTTAVHFHNN; from the coding sequence ATGGCAACAAATACAGTAACAACGGTTTGGAAAGAAAAGATGCAATTCGAAAGTGATAACCCTAGCGGACATCGCATAGTTATTGATACTTCTGAAGAGTTTGGAGGTAACAACAGTGGTTTGCGCCCAAAAGCCATGATGCTTTCATCGTTAGCTGGTTGCTCTGGTTTAGACATCGTACCCATGCTCGAAAAAATGCGTGTAAAACTTGATGATTTTAAAATGGTAGTTACTGGTGAGTTAACCGAAGAACACCCCAAATATTATCACAAAGTGTTGGTAGACTATCATTTTTATGGAAGTGATTTAGACCAGAAAAAAATTACCAAAGCTGTAGATTTATCGATAGAGAAATACTGTGGTGTTATGGAAATGTTCAGAAAATTTGCCGAGGTAACTACCGCTGTTCACTTCCACAACAACTAA